One Buchnera aphidicola (Anoecia corni) genomic region harbors:
- the erpA gene encoding iron-sulfur cluster insertion protein ErpA produces the protein MKNKNNYHINITQSAIKKTKKILLNKNLNLRIYITGGGCNGFKYNFKIDKKIHKHDTIVKNSGISFVIDPISIQYINGGTIDYLENFTGSIFSIKNPNAKKTCSCGESFSS, from the coding sequence ATGAAAAACAAAAATAATTACCATATAAATATTACTCAGTCTGCTATAAAAAAAACAAAAAAAATTTTATTAAATAAAAATTTAAATTTAAGAATCTACATTACTGGAGGAGGATGCAACGGATTTAAATATAATTTTAAAATTGACAAAAAAATTCACAAACATGATACTATTGTAAAAAATTCAGGGATTTCTTTTGTTATAGATCCTATCAGTATACAATATATTAACGGTGGAACAATCGATTATTTAGAAAATTTTACAGGATCTATATTTTCTATTAAAAATCCAAACGCAAAAAAAACCTGTAGTTGTGGAGAATCTTTTAGTTCATAA
- the ftsA gene encoding cell division protein FtsA, which produces MIDAQKKQLVVGLDIGTMKISVVIGEISKKGINIVGIGESKSKGIEKGFVNNLKLVTNCLKKALFQAELVSKCKIKSAYVTLSNKYIDSKNEIGIIPISKNKVNKNDINHIIHTASSIKIDNDYQIIHIIPQEYSIDQQIGIKNPMGLRGKRMEANVHIITCHNNILENIQYATKKNGIVIDKFIFSGIASGKAVLTDEEKNLGVCMLDIGAGTIDITIYIYGYLYYSKVIPYAGNMVTNDISYAFSISITEAEHIKIKYGHADLSKIPKNKNLKILDTQGNVFSHITMEKLTEVIEARYIELLSLVQSEIEIAERKLKNKNHSAELKSGIVITGNASQIKSLTTCSYNVFNKKIRIGFPLNTDNEKSILSIPKYSTAVGLLHYGKKKIEQNQNVKNTNTLLNKYFKKLYNWLYKEF; this is translated from the coding sequence TAATATTGTCGGAATAGGAGAATCTAAATCTAAAGGAATTGAAAAAGGATTTGTTAATAATTTAAAATTAGTAACTAATTGTTTAAAAAAAGCATTATTCCAAGCAGAATTAGTTTCTAAATGCAAAATAAAATCTGCATATGTAACTCTCTCTAATAAATATATAGATTCTAAAAATGAAATAGGAATTATTCCGATTTCTAAAAATAAAGTGAATAAAAATGACATTAATCATATAATTCATACAGCTAGTTCTATTAAAATTGATAACGACTATCAAATAATACATATTATTCCACAAGAATATTCAATAGACCAACAAATTGGAATAAAAAATCCAATGGGTTTACGTGGAAAAAGAATGGAAGCAAATGTACACATCATTACATGTCATAATAATATACTAGAAAATATTCAATATGCTACAAAAAAAAATGGAATTGTAATAGATAAATTCATATTCTCCGGCATAGCTTCTGGAAAAGCTGTACTTACAGACGAAGAAAAGAATCTAGGAGTATGCATGCTTGATATAGGAGCAGGAACTATAGATATCACTATATATATATACGGATATTTATATTATAGTAAAGTCATTCCATATGCTGGAAACATGGTTACTAACGATATATCTTACGCTTTTTCTATTTCCATTACTGAAGCAGAGCATATCAAAATAAAATACGGGCATGCAGATCTATCTAAAATACCAAAAAATAAAAATCTAAAAATATTAGATACCCAAGGTAATGTATTTTCTCACATCACGATGGAAAAACTAACAGAAGTAATTGAAGCAAGATACATAGAACTACTTAGTTTAGTACAATCAGAAATAGAAATAGCAGAAAGAAAATTAAAAAACAAAAATCATTCAGCTGAACTAAAATCAGGTATAGTTATAACTGGAAACGCATCTCAAATAAAATCTTTAACAACATGTTCTTATAATGTATTTAATAAAAAAATAAGAATTGGATTTCCATTAAATACCGATAATGAAAAATCTATTCTTTCTATACCAAAATATTCTACTGCTGTAGGACTATTACACTATGGAAAAAAAAAAATTGAACAAAATCAAAACGTTAAGAATACTAATACACTATTAAACAAATACTTTAAAAAATTATACAATTGGTTATATAAAGAATTCTAA
- the ftsZ gene encoding cell division protein FtsZ, with amino-acid sequence MNLHVHQFTKKEKKMFEQTQLTNDAVIKVIGVGGGGGNAVEHMVREKIEGVDFFAINTDAQALKKIEICQTIQIGNNITKGLGAGSNPEIGKNSAEEDKEALKSALEGSDMVFIAAGMGGGTGTGAAPVVAEIAKDLNILTVAVVTKPFSFEGKKRMIFADQGIVDLSKHVDSLITIPNDKLLKVLSRGISLLDAFSAANNVLKGAVQGIAELITKPGLMNVDFADVRTVMSEMGHAMMGSGIAEGENRAEEAAEIAISSPLLEDIDLSGAKGVLVNITAGFDLRLDEFETVGNTIRSFSSDNATIVIGTSLDPDMNESLRVTVVATGIGNERYDDYPSVQNISSKELSSDYRCQNITRKVFSKEIKNNEKNKFNNQKQNNKKTQNYLDIPSFLRKK; translated from the coding sequence ATAAATCTACATGTACATCAATTTACTAAAAAGGAGAAAAAAATGTTTGAACAAACTCAACTAACTAACGATGCCGTTATAAAAGTCATTGGTGTAGGAGGAGGTGGAGGTAACGCTGTCGAACATATGGTTCGCGAAAAAATAGAAGGAGTAGATTTTTTTGCTATAAATACAGATGCTCAAGCACTAAAAAAAATTGAAATATGTCAAACAATTCAAATTGGTAATAATATTACTAAAGGATTAGGCGCTGGATCTAACCCAGAAATAGGTAAGAATTCCGCAGAAGAAGATAAAGAAGCTTTAAAATCAGCACTAGAAGGATCTGATATGGTTTTTATAGCAGCAGGAATGGGAGGAGGAACAGGAACAGGAGCAGCTCCAGTAGTTGCTGAAATCGCAAAAGATTTAAACATTTTAACAGTAGCTGTAGTAACAAAACCTTTTTCATTCGAAGGTAAAAAAAGAATGATCTTTGCAGATCAAGGAATAGTAGATTTATCTAAACATGTGGATTCTTTAATAACAATACCTAACGATAAACTATTAAAAGTTCTTAGTAGAGGAATTTCTTTGCTAGACGCTTTTAGCGCTGCTAACAACGTACTTAAAGGAGCAGTACAAGGAATAGCTGAACTAATCACAAAACCTGGATTAATGAATGTTGATTTTGCTGATGTAAGAACAGTTATGTCTGAAATGGGACATGCAATGATGGGAAGCGGAATAGCGGAAGGTGAAAATAGAGCAGAAGAAGCTGCAGAAATAGCTATTTCTAGTCCATTATTAGAAGATATTGATTTATCAGGAGCAAAAGGAGTACTAGTTAACATAACCGCTGGCTTTGATTTACGATTAGATGAATTTGAAACTGTAGGTAATACTATTAGATCATTTTCTTCAGATAATGCAACTATAGTTATTGGTACTTCTCTCGACCCTGATATGAATGAATCGCTAAGAGTAACAGTCGTAGCTACTGGGATTGGAAATGAAAGATACGATGACTATCCATCTGTTCAAAATATATCGTCTAAAGAATTATCTTCTGACTACAGATGTCAAAACATTACTAGAAAAGTTTTTTCTAAAGAAATTAAAAATAATGAGAAAAATAAATTCAATAACCAAAAACAAAATAACAAAAAAACTCAAAACTATTTAGATATTCCTTCTTTTCTCAGAAAAAAATAA
- the lpdA gene encoding dihydrolipoyl dehydrogenase, which produces MNFEYNVDVVVIGSGPAGYSSAFRCADLGLSTVLVERYSHVGGVCVNVGCIPSKAFLHIAKVIREANDLSRQGVFFNSPVIEIEKLRLWKEEKIKSISSNISLMAKRRNVEVVLGLGEFVTDSSIRIVSEKKISIVHFKYAIIAVGSKSIELPYLNYKNPKIWNSTRSLSMEYIPKRLLIIGGGIIGLEMATVYSAIGSHVEIVDSSQVTLPFLDKDIVSTYLNLSKKMFNYKSNTSILNVEDKDSFFVVTMKNREGKIYVNKYDNILSAVGRSPSVSKLNLDLLGIKLDKFGFIKVDNQQRTNIPHIFAIGDVVGKPMLAHKGIYEGHVAAEVISGKNVYFDPKVIPSVAYTDPEIAWVGVNEKEANKKNISYEMCVFPWIASGRAIVSNSSSGLTKLIFNKITKKIIGGIIIGNNAGELLSEITLAIEMGCDAEDIALTIHAHPTLSESICLASQIFQGSVTDVPNLKSKI; this is translated from the coding sequence ATGAATTTTGAATATAATGTTGATGTAGTAGTAATTGGTTCTGGTCCAGCTGGTTATTCATCTGCTTTTCGTTGTGCAGATTTAGGTTTAAGTACTGTATTAGTAGAACGTTATTCTCATGTAGGAGGTGTGTGTGTAAATGTTGGTTGTATTCCTTCGAAAGCTTTTTTACATATCGCTAAAGTTATTAGAGAAGCTAATGATTTGTCACGTCAAGGAGTTTTTTTTAATAGTCCAGTAATTGAAATAGAAAAACTTCGATTATGGAAGGAAGAAAAAATAAAAAGTATTAGTTCTAATATTTCTTTAATGGCTAAAAGGAGAAATGTCGAAGTTGTTTTAGGGTTAGGAGAGTTTGTAACGGATAGTAGTATAAGAATAGTTTCAGAAAAAAAGATTTCGATAGTTCATTTTAAATATGCAATTATTGCTGTTGGTTCAAAATCTATAGAGTTACCTTATTTAAACTATAAAAATCCTAAAATATGGAATTCGACAAGATCATTAAGTATGGAATATATACCAAAACGTTTATTAATTATTGGAGGAGGAATAATAGGGTTAGAAATGGCAACTGTATATAGTGCTATAGGTTCTCATGTAGAGATAGTAGATAGCAGCCAGGTTACTTTACCATTTTTGGATAAAGATATTGTTTCTACTTATTTAAATTTATCGAAAAAAATGTTTAATTATAAATCAAATACTTCTATTTTAAATGTAGAAGATAAAGATAGTTTTTTTGTTGTTACTATGAAAAATAGAGAAGGAAAAATATATGTAAATAAATATGATAATATTTTATCTGCAGTAGGACGTTCTCCTTCAGTTTCTAAACTTAATCTTGATTTGTTAGGAATAAAATTAGATAAATTTGGTTTTATCAAAGTAGATAATCAACAAAGAACAAATATACCCCATATTTTTGCAATAGGAGATGTAGTAGGTAAACCAATGTTGGCTCACAAAGGAATTTATGAAGGTCATGTAGCAGCGGAAGTTATTTCTGGTAAGAATGTATATTTTGATCCAAAAGTTATTCCAAGTGTAGCTTATACAGATCCTGAAATAGCATGGGTTGGTGTTAATGAAAAAGAAGCAAATAAGAAAAATATAAGTTATGAAATGTGTGTTTTTCCTTGGATTGCTTCAGGAAGAGCAATTGTTTCTAATTCTTCTAGTGGTTTAACTAAATTAATATTTAACAAAATTACAAAAAAAATTATTGGAGGGATTATTATAGGTAATAATGCTGGTGAATTATTATCAGAAATCACATTAGCTATTGAAATGGGATGTGATGCTGAAGATATAGCTTTAACTATACATGCTCATCCTACTTTAAGTGAATCAATATGTTTAGCTTCTCAAATTTTTCAAGGTAGCGTAACTGATGTTCCTAATTTAAAAAGCAAAATTTAA
- the mtnN gene encoding 5'-methylthioadenosine/S-adenosylhomocysteine nucleosidase — protein MQPYKKKTIENHNFYDGYIYNINVILVHSGIGKVFSSIMSTLLIKNYLVNGIINIGSCGRFNKKLNIGDIIISDSVQYHDVNLESFGYKKNQIAGCPQTFHSYYPFVQLAQYCSKLLKITFYIGKMISGDSFITNIKKINIKNLKKKPLSIDMESASIAQVCLFFQKPFISIRSISDFSNNNSVFSYYKNKKKSIKNYSNLVLSMLENIKKIKLSYNKN, from the coding sequence ATGCAACCATATAAAAAAAAAACTATAGAAAATCACAATTTTTATGATGGATATATATATAATATAAATGTCATTTTAGTACACTCAGGAATCGGAAAAGTTTTTTCTAGTATAATGTCTACCTTGCTCATAAAAAATTATTTAGTCAATGGAATTATTAACATTGGATCATGCGGAAGATTTAACAAAAAATTAAACATAGGCGATATTATCATTTCTGATTCCGTTCAATACCATGATGTTAATTTAGAATCATTTGGTTATAAAAAAAACCAAATAGCAGGGTGCCCACAAACATTTCACTCATATTATCCATTTGTTCAACTAGCTCAATATTGTTCAAAATTGTTAAAAATAACATTTTATATTGGAAAAATGATTAGTGGGGATTCTTTTATTACAAATATTAAAAAAATTAACATTAAAAATTTAAAAAAAAAACCATTATCAATAGATATGGAATCAGCTTCTATAGCGCAAGTATGTTTGTTTTTTCAAAAACCTTTTATATCTATCCGTAGTATTTCTGATTTTTCAAATAATAACTCTGTTTTTAGTTATTACAAAAATAAAAAAAAATCCATAAAAAACTACTCTAATTTAGTTTTGAGTATGCTTGAAAATATAAAAAAAATTAAATTATCTTATAATAAAAATTAA